The following nucleotide sequence is from Chryseobacterium sp. CY350.
TATCCATGAACTTATTTTAAAGAAATACCCAAATCATGAGACGAAACTTAAATATATTTTCGATAAAACTCTTGCTCTGATTGATGAGTTTCATCCTGATGAAGTGGCATTAGAAGCACCTTTTTTTGGTAAAAATGTACAGTCTATGCTGAAATTGGGTCGTGCTCAAGGCGTTGCAATGGCTGCAAGTCTTCATAGAAATATTCCTATTACAGAATATTCGCCGAAAAAAATAAAAATGGCAATCACGGGAAACGGAAACGCCAGCAAAGAGCAGGTTGCCGGAATGCTTAAGAATCTTCTCAATCTAAAAGAATTTCCCACAAAATATCTGGATGCTTCCGACGGATTGGCTGTCGCTGTATGTCATCATTTCAATTCCGGAACTCTTACAAATACAAAATCTTACACCGGCTGGGAAAGTTTTTTGAAACAGAATCCTGATAGATTAAAATAATCTCAATCTGAAAACAAACTCGTAAATCATTGGTAATCAAACTAGACAATGTTTAATGATATATACTTGGTAAAACATATTACTATTTGTAACAATGGTATGATTTTTAATACTAATTTTGTATAAATTTCTATCATGAAAAATATTCAACAAACTATAAATCAGAACAGTCATCAGATTAATTGGTTTCAGAAATTTCTGATGATCTGCTCAGGAGGGAACATACATATCCTCAGAAAAACACCCAGTGAATGGAATAAATTCTCCGGAATTGGCGGCATTGTTTTATTTACCGCGATTTTTGCTACACTTTCAGCGGGCTATGCGATGTACACCATATTTGATGATCTATGGATCGCTGTAGGATTTGCAATTTTATGGGGTTTAATGATCTTTAATTTAGACAGATACATTGTTTCTTCCATTAAAAAAACAGGAACTTGGTGGAATCAGATTTTAATGTCTATACCAAGGCTGATTTTGGCTACGTTTTTAGGAATTATCATTTCTAAACCATTGGAACTGAAGATTTTCGAAAAAGAAGTCAACAAACAACTGAATACCATTATTCAAAGAAATAAAAAACAGCTTCAAGGCGAGATGAACGGGCGGATTCTGCAACAAAGCGGTCCTTTTGATACAGAAAAAAAGCAAATCTCAGATAAAATCGCTCAATATCAAAAATCTTACGATTCGGCTGCGGTAGAACTTGAAAAAGAGATTTTGGGTAAACAATCCGGTTTAACGAGTGGTAAAGAAGGATTCGGCCCGAACGCAAAACGTAAACAGGAACTTAAAGAGCAGCGAAGAATTGATCTGGAAAATTACCGAAAACAGGCTGCCCCAAGATTGGAATATTTAGATAAAGAGATTTCTAAAGTATACACCAATCTGGAAACCGAAAGAAAATCAACCGAAACCATTGAGGATAAATTTAACGGTTTTGCTGCGAGACTTCAGGCGTTAGATGAATTAGGGAAAAACTCAGCCATTATTGCAACTGCTGCTGCATTTATCATGGGACTTTTTATTTGTTTGGAAATTTCGCCAGTGTTGGTGAAGCTGATTTCTCAGGTTGGGCCGTATGATTATCTTCTGGAAAAAACCGAAAATGATTTC
It contains:
- the ruvC gene encoding crossover junction endodeoxyribonuclease RuvC, yielding MEAEKIILGIDPGTAIMGFGLISVKKGKMEMISIHELILKKYPNHETKLKYIFDKTLALIDEFHPDEVALEAPFFGKNVQSMLKLGRAQGVAMAASLHRNIPITEYSPKKIKMAITGNGNASKEQVAGMLKNLLNLKEFPTKYLDASDGLAVAVCHHFNSGTLTNTKSYTGWESFLKQNPDRLK
- a CDS encoding DUF4407 domain-containing protein; protein product: MKNIQQTINQNSHQINWFQKFLMICSGGNIHILRKTPSEWNKFSGIGGIVLFTAIFATLSAGYAMYTIFDDLWIAVGFAILWGLMIFNLDRYIVSSIKKTGTWWNQILMSIPRLILATFLGIIISKPLELKIFEKEVNKQLNTIIQRNKKQLQGEMNGRILQQSGPFDTEKKQISDKIAQYQKSYDSAAVELEKEILGKQSGLTSGKEGFGPNAKRKQELKEQRRIDLENYRKQAAPRLEYLDKEISKVYTNLETERKSTETIEDKFNGFAARLQALDELGKNSAIIATAAAFIMGLFICLEISPVLVKLISQVGPYDYLLEKTENDFRLYSKEKIEKGNFLTDFRIDDFKDNLKK